From Kineosporia succinea, the proteins below share one genomic window:
- a CDS encoding alpha/beta fold hydrolase, with product MTSDLKIPSTDVTLAADHWGDPAATPVVLLHGGGQTRHSWGATGRDLAGAGWYTLSADLRGHGDSGWSPDGVYDLDRLAGDVRAIVEHLGSRPVLVGASMGGIAALAAIGQQPDLALGLVLVDVSPFLQAAGAGRIRAFMTSRPEGFASLEEVADAVAEYLPHRPRPRNPEGLRKNLRERDGRFFWHWDPAVMRAPTEHPVQRDPRIDSARLGAAAAGLRVPTLLVRGGASDVLSAEDARHFLDLVPHAEFHDVAGAHHMVAGDDNAVFDQVLGDFLERRVRNRLTR from the coding sequence GTGACCAGTGATCTGAAGATCCCCTCGACCGACGTCACTCTCGCCGCCGACCACTGGGGCGATCCGGCCGCGACCCCGGTGGTCCTGCTGCACGGTGGCGGTCAGACCCGGCACTCGTGGGGCGCGACCGGACGTGACCTAGCCGGGGCCGGCTGGTACACGCTCAGCGCCGATCTGCGCGGGCACGGTGACAGCGGCTGGTCGCCCGACGGCGTCTACGACCTGGACCGGCTCGCGGGTGACGTGCGAGCGATCGTGGAGCACCTCGGAAGCCGGCCGGTGCTGGTGGGGGCCTCGATGGGCGGGATCGCCGCGCTCGCCGCGATCGGGCAGCAGCCCGACCTGGCGCTGGGGCTGGTGCTGGTGGACGTGTCCCCGTTCCTGCAGGCGGCCGGAGCCGGGCGGATCCGCGCCTTCATGACGTCCCGGCCCGAGGGCTTCGCCAGCCTGGAGGAGGTGGCGGACGCGGTGGCGGAGTACCTGCCGCACCGGCCCCGGCCCCGCAATCCCGAGGGGTTGCGCAAGAACCTGCGCGAGCGCGACGGCCGCTTCTTCTGGCACTGGGACCCGGCCGTGATGCGGGCCCCGACCGAGCACCCGGTGCAGCGCGATCCCCGGATCGACTCGGCCCGGCTGGGAGCGGCCGCCGCCGGCCTGCGGGTGCCCACGCTGCTGGTGCGCGGCGGGGCCTCGGACGTGCTCAGCGCCGAGGACGCCCGGCACTTCCTCGACCTGGTGCCGCACGCCGAGTTCCACGACGTGGCCGGCGCGCACCACATGGTCGCGGGCGACGACAACGCCGTCTTCGACCAGGTGCTGGGCGACTTCCTGGAGCGCCGGGTCCGCAACCGCCTGACCCGCTGA
- a CDS encoding IclR family transcriptional regulator domain-containing protein → MAGRGQNPDFVEALARGLDVLTCFDDTRRELSLAEVAAATDLARPTARRLLVTLQELGYVRLLANGSFALTPQVLRLGTAYASSLGLWEMARPHLEALVARTHESSSISQLDGPDIVYVARVSVPKIIALRVDIGTRFPAVPTSQGKVLLAQLDDAELDEVLAAPSRSGIVTRPAERAALADELALVRARGWALADEELAPGIRSAAVPLRDGQGVVRAAMNVTTHAAETSVETLVESHLPLLIAAAGRVSSDWAVWQARPTAEVVGS, encoded by the coding sequence ATGGCGGGACGCGGGCAGAACCCGGACTTCGTGGAGGCCCTGGCGCGCGGCCTGGACGTGCTGACCTGCTTCGACGACACGAGGCGGGAGCTCAGCCTGGCCGAGGTGGCCGCGGCGACCGACCTGGCCCGGCCCACGGCCCGCCGTCTGCTGGTCACGCTGCAGGAGCTGGGGTACGTCCGGCTGCTGGCCAACGGGAGTTTCGCCCTCACCCCGCAGGTGCTGCGGCTGGGCACGGCGTACGCCAGCTCCCTCGGGCTGTGGGAGATGGCCCGCCCGCACCTGGAGGCCCTGGTCGCCCGCACCCACGAGTCCTCGTCGATCAGCCAGCTCGACGGCCCGGACATCGTCTACGTGGCGCGGGTCTCGGTGCCGAAGATCATCGCCCTGCGCGTGGACATCGGCACCCGCTTCCCGGCCGTGCCCACCTCCCAGGGCAAGGTGCTGCTGGCCCAGCTGGACGACGCCGAACTCGACGAGGTCCTGGCCGCCCCGTCCCGCTCCGGCATCGTGACCAGACCGGCCGAACGCGCCGCGCTCGCCGACGAACTCGCGCTCGTGCGGGCCCGCGGCTGGGCGCTCGCGGACGAGGAACTGGCGCCGGGCATCCGCTCGGCCGCGGTACCGCTGCGCGACGGGCAGGGGGTGGTGCGGGCGGCGATGAACGTGACGACGCACGCGGCCGAGACGAGCGTCGAGACGCTCGTCGAGTCGCACCTGCCGCTGCTGATCGCCGCCGCCGGCCGGGTCTCCTCGGACTGGGCGGTATGGCAGGCACGGCCCACCGCTGAGGTGGTCGGGTCCTAG
- a CDS encoding DUF6924 domain-containing protein: protein MNGSSALYLPVTDLAMVVRTDFSDDDTWREVARAVLDGDSLFPNPTEQTTVPIRRSTGGTDTGQRAVVRQQVDMPLLMVLDDPRFDGVSAHQVRELMRPVDMVFVADAATNSGEHALLALHHPARDEREDFRLTPASVENVAVVLQVGKLLWDEVLGDRGDDGVVRREL from the coding sequence GTGAACGGATCGAGCGCCCTGTACCTGCCCGTGACCGACCTCGCCATGGTCGTGCGCACCGACTTCAGCGACGACGACACCTGGCGCGAGGTGGCCCGGGCGGTGCTGGACGGCGATTCGCTCTTCCCCAATCCCACCGAGCAGACCACCGTTCCGATCCGCAGGAGCACCGGCGGGACGGACACGGGCCAGAGGGCGGTGGTCCGGCAGCAGGTGGACATGCCGCTGCTGATGGTGCTGGACGATCCCCGCTTCGACGGGGTGAGCGCGCACCAGGTCCGGGAACTCATGCGCCCCGTCGACATGGTGTTCGTCGCCGACGCGGCCACGAACAGCGGCGAGCACGCGCTCCTGGCCCTGCACCATCCGGCCCGCGACGAGCGCGAGGACTTCCGCCTCACCCCGGCGTCCGTTGAGAACGTCGCCGTCGTGCTGCAGGTGGGCAAACTGCTGTGGGACGAGGTGCTGGGCGACCGGGGTGACGACGGGGTCGTGCGGCGCGAACTCTAG